In the Myxococcales bacterium genome, one interval contains:
- a CDS encoding helix-turn-helix domain-containing protein: protein MLEQLIRSRTTRVRLNIMALERAIAGAKLTAIAAAIANKGKHSIAPSTLTRYLSGERSPSFGQAIQIATAVGLDPVELILGYADDKRAKSTNWISDFAEKSHLPLGIDLRRFIGKSGHFLQYLYFDGIVGGGPYRFSFRTQEGEIGYASVPICVAPRDLPLTIRFLYRSHFIPGLPLISEIGKIRVDEKTVHSVELWTLREETQPKKKAQTSFQIRFWQDKDQATFFLIAEKPFSVAGEERVIHVGAGNPDEPTVTYHPTGFHQYSTA, encoded by the coding sequence GAAACTGACGGCGATCGCCGCCGCCATCGCCAACAAGGGAAAGCATTCCATCGCCCCCAGCACACTGACCCGTTATTTGTCGGGTGAGCGAAGTCCGTCCTTCGGGCAGGCCATTCAAATCGCCACTGCCGTCGGCCTGGATCCGGTGGAACTCATTCTTGGCTACGCCGACGACAAACGGGCGAAGTCAACCAACTGGATCAGCGATTTCGCCGAAAAAAGCCATTTGCCCCTGGGCATCGATCTGCGGCGGTTCATCGGGAAATCGGGCCATTTTTTGCAATATTTGTACTTCGACGGCATCGTCGGCGGCGGGCCGTACCGTTTTTCCTTTCGCACCCAGGAAGGCGAAATCGGTTATGCTTCGGTCCCAATTTGCGTCGCGCCGCGCGATTTGCCCCTCACGATCCGTTTTCTTTACCGTTCGCACTTCATTCCCGGGCTGCCCTTGATCAGCGAAATCGGCAAGATCCGGGTCGATGAAAAAACCGTACACAGCGTCGAGTTGTGGACGCTGCGCGAAGAGACGCAACCGAAAAAGAAAGCGCAAACGTCCTTTCAAATCCGTTTCTGGCAGGACAAGGACCAGGCGACCTTTTTCCTGATCGCCGAAAAACCGTTTTCCGTGGCCGGCGAGGAACGGGTCATTCATGTTGGCGCCGGCAATCCCGACGAACCGACCGTCACGTATCATCCCACCGGCTTTCACCAGTACTCGACCGCCTGA